The DNA region TtttagtaggattacaaggtacgAGTCCTAGTAGTATtataaggtatgagtcctaataggattataggattacagtggaatcctagtatgaatcagacttctttttcctcacaggTAGCTTTCTTGCGGTACCTAGGGATCTATCCCTGAGAAGCATCGTGTCAGGATTAGCACTGGTCACCGCACTGGGTTAGAGTAGACCTAATATATGTGGAGTTTGGACACAGAAAATCAGTAGTTTAGATTAATAATAGACATGATCTAGCAGGAGCAGCTTGCTTTGGCTTCCACCGTACCGCTGACCCGTGCATGGCCCCTGTAGTAAATTGACGGCTTGATGATTTGTAGCTCGTGTGATATATAGTCACGGCGCTGTGACAGCCTATCTTCTAGTAGCATTACTCCCTCTCTAAACTAAACACTTTATCGATCTTTTCACCGTAAATATTTTATGTATCATCAAAAATAGTTTGATACTATTGTTAGCGTGAAAGATATTATTTTAAACACCCCATTTTTTAAAAATCTCATGCACCTGCTCTACTAACTCTGCTGGCCTGGCTCAGCAAACGGACGTGATGAAggaaagccgacgaaaatattacTTTTATTTTGTCGACCGTGATCAGGCCGACAAAAATATTACCTTTATTTTATTTCGTCGGCTATGACCATAAAAATAAGTTTAATTTCGTCGGCTTGGGTAGGCCGACGAACTAATTTAGTTGTTTTCGTCGGTTTGTTTTGGTCCGACAAAAATAAATGCGGTTGATGAAATTGAGCTGATAAAATTAAGTTGTTTTGGTGCAGTGAAGGTGAGGACGCAATTGGTCATGGGCAGACGAGAAAAGTGATTGGGCTAAGTGCGTGCGAGGGAGGCATCAGGCATGCAATGGTCCGGCAACGTTGAGTGAGCGTACCGGAAGGAGTGGGTCCGAACCCGATGGCCGGTAGGCGAGTGAGGATGAAGGCAGGTTGATGGGAGATGGGGACAAAAACTATAGTTAAAGACGCATCAGGAGGTTGAAGATAAATTGGTAGAAATCGTATCATACATCGGATATCTCTCCTGCAGTCGCCTAGGGGGCATGTACAATAGTTTAGATAATTATTGTCTATTTGATACGTACAGGTAGCTAAATAGATAACTTTACATGGGTTATGTGTCTGTGTGATATTTAATATATATTTTAGTTGGTGTTATTTTGTATGGGAGCATGGACTGGAGCAGTAGATAAGATAGTAGACAGCAACGCACTCTTTCCTTATTTAATAATAACCACATCAGCTCATGAGCTCACATAGACAGCTGTTATCTAATTATTGCATGTGCCTTTAAAAAGTAAGACACATAAATATTAATATCTCCCTTAGGCCATTGGGCCAAGGTAGTTTGATTTTATTGTTTCCAAAGTGCCACATCAACAAAACACAAATAAAATTATAGATGAAACTCACTTCACAATGCATTGTTTCATGTTGCTATTTCATACGCTCTCATCATCTTTAATTCTAAAACTCATCAAGAGTTGGTAACCGTGCATACATGATTTCATATAGATGAAATCCATTTCATCTCTCTCCTTATTGATCCAGTGCCGCATCATCTAAAACGGTGACATGGCACCCTATTTAATGCGCATAAAACTCTTATAAAGCGAGTCCCAATACACAGTTTCATGGAACAGTACCAGGACTGAGAACTAGGTAACCGTGCCGACTGAGTTTCATGGGGATGAAACTCCTCTCTCATTTTATAAAActccctctttctctcttttcGCCATATCAGCAAAATTGATGATGTGGCATAGAATTTAAAACTCTCCATGAAACTTCATTGGGACTGCCCTAAAACCTCTAAATGACCTTAGTACTTTTTAATATTATACTCAGATCAACTTGGAGTAGTTAATTAAAAGAGCGCGCATAATGACTTCAATGGGGCAAATTACGATATGATAGATCTAGATATAATTCGCTACTCCAACTTGGAGTAGTATCTAATTAAGTATGCGTGCTACTCTACATCTTATCTCTAATCATTTTCTCTGGGACAAATTCACTCCAATAAAAGAATTGAGCCGTTACACCtatattttatatataattattTGCTCAGAGGTTCAACAACTTAGGGTTGTTTGataaaatttcaaaaataacctTGCAAGTCAGGTGGAGTTGCAACCACACCACCACACCTCATATGGGTGTTTGAGTGGACAGGGCCACAGGGGCAGAGGCATAACCAAAGAGCTTCGAAAGTTGGGTCGGGATGCATATAGCTTTAAATTAATGGACCTGCGCATACATTGGACCCTGCATAAACTTGTGATGTGCCGTGCGGTCCCGCGCGTGCACACAATAGTCAAGAGGTAAACACGCAGACCAATGGCGGAGGCTGCCGCCGGCAAGCTCGTCGGCAGGGACAAGATCACGGACGCCACCGCGGCCCTGTTCGCCGACTCCGTCAAGATCCCCGAGAGGTTCATCCGAACCAACGAGGTCCAGGCAGCCGGTGCGGTCGTCGCCGGCGAGGACGAGGCGTCCGAGCTGCCGGTGGTGGACATGGCGCGCCTCCTTGACCCGGAGCTGTCGGCGCAGGAGACAGCGAAGCTCGGCTCCGCGTGCAGAGAGTGGGGTTTCTTCCAGGTCAGGATGGGTTTCCTATTTCTCCTCCTTGCATATTGCTGCTGCTTGATCATGAACTACTCTTCTGTAGCTCGTGAACCATGGGGTCGAGGAAGCGGCGATGCAGCAGATCAAGGACAGCGTCGCGCAGTTCTTCAGCTTGCCGCTGGAGGCCAAGAACACGGTGGCGGTCCGAGGAGACGGGTTCGAAGGATTCGGCCACCACTTCAGCGGAGTTGCCTCCAGTGATAAGCTGGACTGGGCGGAGTGTCTACTCCTCTTCACGCGGCCAGTCCAGGCCAGGAACATGGAGTTCTTCTGGCCGACGAACCCACCCACTTTCAGGTGTGCCCATTGCTTCGGTTAGACTGACAGTGACGCTGTGACAGCGGCTTAATTAATTAATCGTCGTCATTAACTGTCCCGTCGATCCTTGGCTCTCCCTCCTAGGCGCGCGCTCGACAGGTACTCCGTGGAGATCGAGAATCTCGCGAGGCGCCTGCTGAGCTCCATGGCGGCCGACCTTGGCGTCAGCCAGGAGGCGCTCCTGGGTGCCTTCTTCGGCGCCGGCGATGGGAAGGGCCAGAGCGTGTCCATGCACCACTACCCACCGTGCCGGCACCGGGGCACGGTGGTGGGCATCCCGCCGCACACCGACACCCTGGGCCTGACCCTGCTGCTGCAGGTCGACGACACGCCGGGCCTGCAGGTGAAGAGGGGCGGCCGGTGGTTCCCCGTGCGGCCGCTGCCGGGCGCCCTGGTCGTCAACGTGGGCGACATCCTCGACGTCCTCACCAACGGCGCCTACGCCAGCGTCGAGCACAGGGTGGTCCCGGACGCCGAGGGGCGCCGGGTCACCGTCGCGATGTTCCACGAGGCGTGCGTTGAAGGGCGAGTGGCGCCGCTGCCGGAGCTTCTCAGGGGAGGCGAGACGAGGGCACGGTACAGGTCCATCGGGAAGCTCGAGTACACAAAGGGCTCCATCGAAGCAGTGGCCCAAGGGAGACGGTTCCTGGACAGCCTGAAGATGTAGCTTATGCTTATTCAAGTTCAGTGTATCTCCCATTCCCACATAATAAAACATATCCTGGTGGGACAAATCAAACAAGCTTGAATTCGGATAGATTTTTTCCATATATTCAATCCGATGCCGTGAACTTCAAAATCAAGTATTCAACCCCTCAATTTACAGCACTAAGTCGACTTTAGCCAATTAATGCTAGCAGGCTAGACTTTGTATTGATACTTTTGGCCAGCGATTTtgatgccaccaccaccaggaTCAGCACAAGCTGCAAGTACATGCTGACGGCCCGGACAGCAACTATCAAATTCAGCTCATCTACAGAAGAGCATCTGATGTACCGACAAGTCTCAAGAAAACAGAAGTTAATAACATAAACAGGCCAAAAGAAGCAAAATGATTCAATTGGAATAACAGCCCACATACAAAACTCTGCTGTATGTTCCGTGGAAAAACTTGTCCCTCTCACAAAGCAACAGGCAATGCAGCAACAATAGCAGAACCGCTCATCGCCCATGGATTGCTGGGAGAAAGGCAATTCATGTAGGCACCCTTGAACCAGGATCCAGCACTGGGTAGCCAGACCTGCTGTGAAGGTGACAAGGTAGTAGTGCACACAACCAAGTACGCTTGAGTTAAATTAAGTTTTATCATAAGCATCAGCAGATGATTACATAGCCACAATCAACAAGTACGGACATGACTAGACTCGCACATTCAAGGTTATATTGCTGTGCAGATACTGTTAAAGTACAACAGGTTGACTGATATCATTTACATCAGTTTTCAAGCAGTTGGTGCCTCCATCTGCTGAAGCAGAATGATGATTGATTCACTGCGACTTGGCAACAGGCTCCAGCGCCTCGATCATGACAACACTGTTCCCCCTGATAACCTGCAGATGATTGTTGGTTGTCAACATATGATGATACATATTAATAACCAATGCATTCTGAGGTACATGTTCAAAATTTTTCCAAACAATCAGTAAAAGAAAACCTACCACCATTCCAATATCAGTCTTGTCATTTCCATTGACCTCAACAGTGTTATCCACCACCAGATTCATGAACTGGTCAAATCCTCGAAGTGTGCCAATAACAACACGGTTTGCATTCAGCTTGACTGGAGAAATGGTCAAACAGAAACAAATTAGCCAATGGAAAAGTTTTATCAATGGCAAAATATAAATCTAACTACAGCACCTCCAAGTTGTAACAAAAATGAAACGACAACAGAACATGATTGCATTGACAACACTGACAGACTTCACTTCCATATAAATTGTAAATTAATAAtaaaggaagaaaaaaaaatactacCACACATGCAAAAAAACTGATTCACTTACATAGTGTTTAAAATACCAGGCCAAGGTACTAAGCTCAAATCCACTGCTTCGCTTACGGTAGGTTTATGGAATGCATTTTTCATATTTCCCCTATTTTTAGGTGCTAGTATGTGATATTTTCTACATTTTTATATGTTCATTTGAGCAAAGTGCAAACGCAAGTGCCAGAGCCCAACCACCCACCTAACACCTAGAATTTTTTTAAACATTGACAATATATATGGAGGCATACCCACATTTGAAAAGATGCCACCTAACAGTCATTAATAAACAGATTGGACAATTGTTTCTTTCCAATGGATTGAGTTCGATGCAACCCATCACTTGGCTAGTAAAGTATGATTTGTTTCTGGGATTTTGATATAACTATCCAGACAACAAAGAGAAACTATCTGATCCCTAAACGAATGGACTGATTTGTACAAAAGTAGATTAAAAAATATTGATATGGCAGCCTATCAGAGTAACTATGACAATAAAAGCCCCATCTGGAAATTAATCCATAGCTTTTATAATATCATCATCATGTAGGGCAGCCATCCAAAACAAATCACAATGGGGGAAAACCCACAAATATCAAAAGAAAACGTGGCAATGATCCTAATACAGTAGTTGCCACTCTAGAATAGGAATGACTACGGACCACCAAAAGAATCATCAATAAATACAAATGAGACTATCAGAACACTTTGGTACAGTATGCCATTCTAAAGATGAAAAGAAATTGCTAGTGAATGTCCCATCAGAGTAACTATGACATAAAGCTTCATCTGGAGATAAATCCATAGCTTTGATATATTGTGTTCATCATATAGGACATTTGGAATACCAAAAGCACATCAAACATACATAATAATCATGCAAGCCCAGGCTTGAAATGTTCAATGTATCCATAGCTTGAAATTTGGTTGGGCTAAGCCAACAAAGAGCGATAATTTCTCAAACGGTGCGATTAATAGAGCCTTTTAAGCAACTACCGAAATGCTGCTAGAGGTATAGTTAGTCGATCTACTAAAGATCGGGTACAGGCTTAATCACCACTTGCAGACTAAACAAATTTGACACGCACGTTCATCCGCAACATCAGAGGAAACCGGATGCGCACAAGGAACTTATTCGAAGCAAAACCACAGGGAAACTATTGGGATTTGGGATTTGGAGTCGAGAGATTTTCACTTACTCTGAAGCTTCTTGTCCATGTACCTGCAACGGCACAAGAGACACGCCCAAATCAGCATAAAGGAGAGGAATAAACCGAGATCTAAAATATGACGAGAGGCAGATGCGGCGAGTGCTTACTTCTTGAGATCCGGAGGCTGCCCCGATCGGCTCATGGCGGCTGCCTAGCCTCGAACGCGAGACAGGTGAAGGGATCTGTGGGAGCTTCGCCCGGCCTTCTCCTCGAGACGAAACCCTAGCAGCAGCCGAGGACCCAAGCAGAAGCGAGCAGCCTAGCTTTAAAAGGGGCGGGCGGGGAGGTCAGGATGcaggcagccgccgccgccaaaacCCTAACGCTATCGAGACGTTGAGGCGGTAGGTTCGACTCGTCATGTGGGCCGTCAACGACCTTCAGCTGTTTGCAGGAGGCCCATGATCTGATCGGGCTCCACTGGTGATCAGCGAACTCCCTCTCTGTCTCTGGGTCAGGCCCGGCATCACTCGAGCTTGTTCAATGAGCAATTAGCGTATTTCATGAGATACTCAAAAAAAAGTAGCGTATTTCATGATAGATTTAATAAAAATGATTTTATGTTGTAGATGTCGATACTTTTTTCACAAATTTGGATAAGTTTAACTTCATATGAAACTTAAATAACAAATAATTTCGAATAGAGGGTAGTTGCTAACCTTAAAGTATTATGACCGTAAGAAACAAGTTGCACGCGTCCCATCCTCAGCCATCAACGCAATGGTTATTCCATAGATGTTATTTTAGGCTCTGTTCGTTttctaccctctaaattttagacctatcacatcaaaaagaatcttgtaatttagaagtattaaataaagtctaattacaaaactttttacacagatgagtgctaattcacgagataaatttaatgagcctaattaattcataatttgccatagtgatgctacagtaaccatccgctaatcatggactaatatacctcattagattcgtctcgcgaattagccctagggttctgcaattagttttgtaattagactttatttaatacttctaaatgataagattctctttgatgtgacccctgtAAACTTTAGgccccaggaaacgaacacacccttagctCAGAAGTTTGATTATATTGCTCGTCCTTGACCGATTTGAAACCTGCCCTAGTTGTCCTTGTCCTTTCATGTGATGACTATGACGTATATTACATGCTGTTTGACTATAATGATAACATATCGTATATTTTCTCTTTTCTGCCACGCCATGTGTTTTGTACTCATGTTATTTAGATCAGAGATTTGATTATGTTGCTTGTAATTGGCGATTTATTTGACCCCTGCCCTGGTTGTCCTTTCCACGTGATGAACACTATAACCATAACAGATCGAATATGAACTCTTCTCTGGTGTGGTGCACTATGTGTTTTATACTAATGTTATTATTTAGAGCTACTACTCCCTCCGCTCTAAAATGTAACCTTATTTTAAtaaatttagatatatataGCTTTTGCTATACATCCATACACTACTTAAGAACAATTCGCGGGGACGCCCTGTTTTTCTAGGGTGGCTGAAAAGATAATCTTATCTTACAAATGGAGCGGGGTTACTATAACAATTCACCCGCCCCTGGAAACGTATTTTTAGGGGCAGGTGATGGCGTTACCCATCTATAGAAATGACCAccatttttaggggtgggtgacgccatcacccgtccctagaaatgcatttttagatacgggtgacgccatcacctgcCCCTACAAATGGTCCCacataaaaaattataaattttTCATATTATAGAAGTCAAACTTTATGCAAAAATTGTTGAGGTTGATGAGATTTAAAATTTTGTAGTTGATAAATTTTTCATTTAAGATCATTTAATAgttcaaaaaattattataaattTTCTAATAGCTATGACTATACAGTATGTCATACAAGTCAAGTCATATTTTAAAATTTCcacaatcttaacctttatataccCTAAAATATACTTATATTTTTTCTatatctatagttcacaatagACATAGTGTAgtagtttcatttttttttatttttttactatatttaaagatttaaatggatttttggaataaaatagaAGAATATTGTATTTCTAGGGgcggtgatggcgtcacccaccCCTGGAAATGAATTTTTAGGGGCGGAGGATGGCATCACCACTCCTACAAATCGATTTCATAGTTAATACAAAAGAATAACATATCTCGTAAAGTCACAAGTGACTTTGTGGTGGGGTGGAGAGGAGGGTACGCGCGAGACTTGAGGTAAACAGTTCGAACTCCGGTTTATACAAGTGTACATATTTCATCAAAAAATCATACCTTAATAATAGAGGGGCTGGTTGGGTgaaatattttttcttttttattttattgtTTTCGAGTTTATTCTAATTTTTCTTGTTTCCTAGAAATTGATGCGTAACGGCGGGTCATGCTatgacccgcccctacaaattaaTTTTTAGGAGCAGATGAGCCCCTCACCCGTCCTACAAATGGATTTATAGGAGCGGGTGGTTATCCGCACCTGCAAATAGTATTTCTAGCTGCTAAAAGTAGGGGCGGATACCGTACCCGCCCTGAAAAATATTTTGTAGCAGTGATACATACGCAATGATAGGCCGTATATATGTCAGTTTGGCAATCATAAAATCATTACATAGCTTTTGCAAATGATTAAAATGACCCGCAATTTGGAATTACCCTCGATTTTTTAATATGCGTCGTTTAGAAAGaccaaattaatttcaaaataaatcaATTTATTTATTGTAAATATCTTGTGATTCCACATTCATCCATGATTTTCTCAGTGTTTAGACAGCTAAAACTGCTAGTAGAGAGACAATAACACAAGTTGACATGAACATGCCTTGTGCTGTTTGGCAGCTACAATGCAGCAATTCCCAAAAAACAAAGAACAAACGTGAAAATTCTTAATTCAACAGCCACATGGACTTGATATAAGCAGGTCAAGAGGAGAGGACGCATATATGAAACACATTTCGGAATAATCTGTATGATTTTGTTATCTATGATGAAGATATCTTAAGGCTGTCGAGGAACTTCGTCCCTTGGGCCAGTTCTCTCAGGTGACCCTTGGAAAACTCGAGCCTCTCCACGGGCCTGTACCGCGGCTCATCTCCCCTGCGCAGGAGCTCCGGCAGCGGCGCCACCATCCCCTCGTCAAGGGACGCGTCCTGGAACACCACGACGGTGGTCCGGCTCCTCTCGGCGTGGGGGATCACCCTGTGCTCGGCGCTCCCGTAGGCGCAGTTGGAGAGCACCTCCAGGACGTCGCCCACGTTGACGACCAGGGCGCCCGGCAGCGGGCGCACGGGGAACCACCTGCCGTGCCTCCTGAGGCTGCGCAAGCAGAGCACGGGTGATCGAGGAACGAGGCAGCAAGGTGGCTCTTAAATTGTCCGATGCCTATTAAAAAAAAAGTTGTCCCATCCCGTAAGTCTGCTGTCTCTAGCTGCGTTGAACTTTGGCGATCCCGTATTGGTTTCGGTGTAGCAGCCGGGCCCACAACTGATCGTCAAAGTCTTAAAGAGCTTGCTCGTGTGAACCACGAGGGGTCTTGTCACTTGTGCATAGCCCACAATGGTACACCCATAGGTCCTAGTCCGTCTATGTTTAATGGGATCCGTGCCATTTTGCCCGATTATATTTCAAGCTGAACTTTACAAACCAAAGAAACTTTACAAACATATTTACTTTAACTTTTCCTTTCAGCAGGACCGCTGTGGCTATACATTGCTTGCGCGACAAACACGCGAGGATTACCTGTAGCGTCGCGAATTCGGCCCAAATGCCTAGTAGATTCCTTCTTCCTCGAGCTCGTGGTGCTCGCCGGTTTCCTCGCCGCAGTTAGGGTTAGAGATTCAGGGTCGCAGTTTGGAGGCTTTGGGGTCCGGGTTGTCACCGGCGGTGTTCTGCACTTCCCCGGTTGTAGAGGGAGGGCCCTTAGGTGGCGGCAGACCGACGGTGGCGATAAATTGTGGGCGGGGGACATCTGGTGGCGCGGGGTAGACGACGGAAATACGGTGCTTCTTGGCGGAGCCGGTGGCGGCGCGAGCAACCGGAGCCGAGGAGGACGGTGGCGCGGGGACGAGGACTCAATTTGCTAGAACAGAAGGTGGTAGCGGATGCAGCGGCCCTACTGCCGGAGCCGAGGAGGACGGcagcgggaggaaggaggaagatgCTCTTTGGTGGTCGTTTGGTTGGTGGGCCGACGGAGACTTTCTTAGGGTGATGAACGCGGATGTCAGCAATAGCTTCGGGCCCATATATCCCCTAGGTGTCAACTGAGCAACTATTGGGCCCCCAACTTGGATGCGGCctgcatcatcatcatcatcattttGCGCCACTACGGCCCATATAAGAGCTATAGGCAAGAAGCGTGGCATTAGGCCATCCGCCCGACTGTCCAAGCGTTCGTTATCCCCCCGCCCTGGCAGCGGGCGACCACGTTCACGCACGCGAAATCCGCCGGACAGCGCGGGCGCAGCGCAGGCCAAGGCAACCCTCTCCGGCGCGCCTCCTCACGGCTCACGAGGCTCCAATGCccccgcctcccctgttcccgCGCCTTTcacccacgccgccgcccccgcttcGCGCCAGGGACAGGGGACTGCCCTCCCCGGGAGGAAGAGGAAGGTCGGCGCTTCTCGCCGTCGCCCGGGCCAAGGGCAAGGACGAGGCCAGCTTCGCCGACCGCATCCTCGACTACATCGAGGGTATGCACACTGTGCGGAATGATACCGGATTCGTATTTGGCCATTCTTGTTTGGAAGCTGACTGGCTGATGAGGTTGTATGTAATCAACAACCATTGCTCGTCTAGTGGTAGCTGAAAGGACCTTTTTTTTTAACTGAATCAGCATAGTTGGATTTAAAATTCTTGGACATAAATGTGTTTTAATTCTTAGGCACGGGTCACTCAGTGGTGACAACTGAAGAAATCAGTTTTCTTTGTTGTTTATCTAATTGATCCTGATTACATTGTAAATGGCTCTATACACTCCAGAATTGAAAGCCTAATCCATTCGCCTAAGTATTGGTGAATCAAGTATGTAAGGGTTCGCTTCCATGGCTACCACATTTTGCCAAAGTGCGGCTAGCCGTTTTTTTTTTGTGAAAAGAAAATGCTCGCCACAACATAAAATAAGTGTACAAGCGCGAAAGTTGCATCTTGGGGAAAAGAAATATGCCACGTTGCAGCACTATACATGAGAAGAAAGCTAACCCATGCCACAAGTCAAAACTTGAATGACTCGAATGTGGCAAAGCGTGCCAGAGAACTAAGCAGACCCTGAGTTGTGCATTTCAAATCTTTCTAGGGGGGCCGAAGTTAAGGAGATGGTATGGAGCACCCGATTTGCTTCCCAAGGATGGGGGTGCCGAGGATGAGGAGGCTGAGTCTCCAGGTACATATAGAAAATATTCTGTAAACATAAACTCCTTGGTAGCCATTGTTCTTATTTGCTGGCAGATTTGGGGTGACAATAGATATTGAGGAGCCTCGGGATGCTGTGCTAGTCACAGATGGCGACAGTGAGATTGGACAGGTTTCCTTTTATCTCCATGTTTCTCTTTTACTTCTGCTGCAGGAGTACGATAGCACCGATGTTTAGTAGTGTAATCCTGAAATTCGTCTCTCATCATCTTTTCCCAGTAATCAGAGCTGAACACTATATTCTAGTAAAATTAATCCAGACTAACACAACCAGTTGTTTGAATGGGAAATCCTTAAGGCTAACATGTTTCTATTCATTCATCAAAAACTGAACTTTTCTTAGTATATCTTTGCCAAAATGCACCCCCGATTCAAGTTTGTTTCcttatatttcagatggtgatACTGGCACTAATCCTGAAAAGGGCTAGAGTAAAAGCACTTGTTAAAGACAAACGATCCACCGAAGAAGCTTTTGGAACTTACGTGGAGGTGATACCTTGGTGCTCTGACTGTATTTGAACATTCTATATGTTTCTCATTTATTTTAACTTACTGCTTTACTGTCATCTTTTAGAGATGAAATTATCTATATAAGAAAAAATACATATATTTTTTATCGTTCTATCTTGTAGTACCTTTTTTTAATAAGTGTGATGAATATCATCCAAATAAGCACCTTTTTGTTTACTTGTAGTGCATGGTTGGTGACATGGAAGACAAGTCCTTCACAAAGAAAGCACTAAGGGGCGTTCGTGCTGTAATTTCTCCAGCCGATGTATGTTGGAACTTGGTGTTTCTATTATCATTTGTTAGCTACT from Panicum hallii strain FIL2 chromosome 9, PHallii_v3.1, whole genome shotgun sequence includes:
- the LOC112873259 gene encoding protein SRG1-like; amino-acid sequence: MGVPLWAMHNLRRHGRWFPVRPLPGALVVNVGDVLEVLSNCAYGSAEHRVIPHAERSRTTVVVFQDASLDEGMVAPLPELLRRGDEPRYRPVERLEFSKGHLRELAQGTKFLDSLKISSS
- the LOC112878109 gene encoding protein SRG1-like; the protein is MAEAAAGKLVGRDKITDATAALFADSVKIPERFIRTNEVQAAGAVVAGEDEASELPVVDMARLLDPELSAQETAKLGSACREWGFFQLVNHGVEEAAMQQIKDSVAQFFSLPLEAKNTVAVRGDGFEGFGHHFSGVASSDKLDWAECLLLFTRPVQARNMEFFWPTNPPTFRRALDRYSVEIENLARRLLSSMAADLGVSQEALLGAFFGAGDGKGQSVSMHHYPPCRHRGTVVGIPPHTDTLGLTLLLQVDDTPGLQVKRGGRWFPVRPLPGALVVNVGDILDVLTNGAYASVEHRVVPDAEGRRVTVAMFHEACVEGRVAPLPELLRGGETRARYRSIGKLEYTKGSIEAVAQGRRFLDSLKM
- the LOC112878153 gene encoding uncharacterized protein LOC112878153 isoform X2, yielding MPPPPLFPRLSPTPPPPLRARDRGLPSPGGRGRSALLAVARAKGKDEASFADRILDYIEGGPKLRRWYGAPDLLPKDGGAEDEEAESPDIEEPRDAVLVTDGDSEIGQMVILALILKRARVKALVKDKRSTEEAFGTYVECMVGDMEDKSFTKKALRGVRAVISPADDGFLSEPIDLKGVEHIVLLSQVTMLSSSGGLQAIMNSKLKKLAERDEEMVLASGIPSTIIRTGSLQSTPGGERGFDFTEGVAAKGRISKEDAATICVEALDGIPRKTLIFETFQLIPLCRLQMVMRRWQTGKHGLQSKSKEMKRFSKNIKLEVFFIC
- the LOC112878153 gene encoding uncharacterized protein LOC112878153 isoform X1, with product MPPPPLFPRLSPTPPPPLRARDRGLPSPGGRGRSALLAVARAKGKDEASFADRILDYIEGGPKLRRWYGAPDLLPKDGGAEDEEAESPDIEEPRDAVLVTDGDSEIGQMVILALILKRARVKALVKDKRSTEEAFGTYVECMVGDMEDKSFTKKALRGVRAVISPADDGFLSEPIDLKGVEHIVLLSQLAVYRSSGGLQAIMNSKLKKLAERDEEMVLASGIPSTIIRTGSLQSTPGGERGFDFTEGVAAKGRISKEDAATICVEALDGIPRKTLIFETFQLIPLCRLQMVMRRWQTGKHGLQSKSKEMKRFSKNIKLEVFFIC
- the LOC112878110 gene encoding probable small nuclear ribonucleoprotein G; the encoded protein is MSRSGQPPDLKKYMDKKLQIKLNANRVVIGTLRGFDQFMNLVVDNTVEVNGNDKTDIGMVVIRGNSVVMIEALEPVAKSQ
- the LOC112878153 gene encoding uncharacterized protein LOC112878153 isoform X3 is translated as MPPPPLFPRLSPTPPPPLRARDRGLPSPGGRGRSALLAVARAKGKDEASFADRILDYIEGGPKLRRWYGAPDLLPKDGGAEDEEAESPDIEEPRDAVLVTDGDSEIGQMVILALILKRARVKALVKDKRSTEEAFGTYVECMVGDMEDKSFTKKALRGVRAVISPADDGFLSEPIDLKGVEHIVLLSQLAVYRSSGGLQAIMNSKLKKLAERDEEMVLASGIPSTIIRTGSLQSTPGGERGFDFTEGVAAKGRISKEDAATICVEALDGIPRKTLIFEVANGDEKVADWKAWFAEQIKRDEEIQ